The Octadecabacter arcticus 238 genome contains a region encoding:
- a CDS encoding lytic murein transglycosylase has product MRANLVEMGPYISGGAMSVFRAVLAAALCVAGSVSAGPIPLDGPVHVSPITRVQTANQGFNAWISGFRNRATRQGILTATFDAAFDGIIYNTTVIERDRNQSEFTKSLWDYLDTAVSDERVRNGRRALDNNRQLLNRIEDTFGVDKDVVVAIWGLESAYGAVRGSTNVIEAMATLAYDGRRGEFFEQQLIAALQILQAGDTAPRNMTGSWAGAMGHTQFIPTSFLDYAVDGNGDGRRDIWADDPTDALASTANYLRSFGWVQGQPWGVEVQIPQGFDYATARRENQKLPSEWATIGIVDMAGRAVPDHGSASILLPAGALGAAFMIFPNFAVIERYNTADAYVMGVGLLSGRIIPVAIISDSFFWF; this is encoded by the coding sequence ATGCGCGCTAATCTAGTCGAAATGGGTCCCTATATCTCTGGTGGTGCTATGTCGGTTTTTCGCGCTGTTTTGGCTGCTGCACTTTGTGTGGCGGGCTCGGTTTCTGCGGGTCCAATCCCGCTGGATGGCCCCGTCCACGTCAGCCCGATTACCCGCGTGCAAACTGCGAACCAAGGCTTCAACGCTTGGATTTCTGGTTTTCGCAATCGCGCAACGCGCCAAGGCATTTTAACCGCTACTTTCGATGCGGCCTTTGACGGAATTATTTACAACACCACCGTCATTGAACGTGATCGCAATCAATCCGAGTTCACCAAATCCCTGTGGGATTACCTCGACACCGCCGTTTCAGATGAGCGCGTGCGCAATGGCCGCCGTGCGCTGGACAACAACAGGCAACTTCTGAACCGGATTGAGGACACCTTCGGCGTCGACAAAGACGTTGTCGTCGCGATCTGGGGGCTGGAATCGGCCTATGGCGCGGTGCGCGGCAGCACCAATGTCATCGAAGCCATGGCGACACTGGCCTATGACGGGCGCCGTGGCGAATTCTTTGAACAACAGCTGATCGCGGCGCTGCAAATCTTGCAGGCGGGCGACACGGCCCCGCGCAATATGACCGGATCATGGGCAGGTGCCATGGGCCACACACAGTTCATTCCGACCAGTTTTCTGGACTACGCAGTGGATGGAAACGGCGATGGGCGGCGCGATATCTGGGCTGACGATCCGACAGACGCGCTGGCATCTACCGCCAATTACCTGCGCAGTTTTGGCTGGGTGCAGGGCCAGCCTTGGGGCGTCGAAGTGCAAATCCCCCAAGGGTTTGATTACGCCACCGCGCGGCGCGAAAACCAAAAACTGCCCAGCGAATGGGCCACAATCGGCATCGTCGATATGGCGGGACGCGCGGTGCCTGATCATGGGTCGGCGTCAATCCTTTTGCCCGCAGGGGCGCTGGGCGCGGCGTTCATGATCTTCCCGAATTTCGCGGTGATCGAACGCTACAATACCGCCGACGCCTATGTGATGGGTGTTGGCCTGTTGTCAGGCCGTATCATACCAGTGGCCATAATATCTGACTCATTTTTTTGGTTTTAA
- a CDS encoding IS630 family transposase (programmed frameshift), whose product MGGAIKITRTDMSAKDLRRAAKRTKDGRVVRRLLAIALVLDGVDRETAARSSGMDRQTLRDWAHRFNAEGIEGLSDRNGKGAKPRLSPKQQAQFVAWVEAGPDPVKDGVVRWRCVDLQARVEEEFDVKLHVRTIGKYLTKHGFRRLSVRPEHPKTDREAQQTFKKTLPGLVNDTLPEHAKGKPLEVWFQDEARVGQQGTLTRKWAKRGTRPRAPRDIRFKWSYIFGAACPARGTAAGLVLPYVNAEAMGLHLDEIAKAVAPGSHALLIVDGAGWHGAKCLQVPDKITLMKLPPYSPELNPMGNVWAYLRANKLAITVFDTYDEILDKCAQAWNFFANDPERISSITDREWARVT is encoded by the exons ATGGGTGGAGCCATAAAAATTACGCGCACGGATATGTCTGCGAAAGATTTGCGCCGTGCGGCAAAGCGAACCAAGGATGGGCGGGTTGTACGGCGACTACTGGCCATAGCGCTGGTGCTTGATGGGGTGGATCGTGAAACGGCTGCCCGCAGCAGTGGTATGGATCGACAAACACTTCGGGATTGGGCGCATCGCTTTAACGCAGAAGGCATTGAGGGGTTATCGGATCGGAATGGCAAGGGGGCAAAACCACGGTTGTCGCCCAAGCAACAGGCGCAATTTGTGGCGTGGGTGGAGGCCGGGCCCGACCCAGTAAAAGATGGCGTAGTACGATGGCGTTGTGTCGACTTGCAGGCTCGTGTTGAAGAGGAGTTCGACGTGAAACTGCATGTGCGTACGATTGGGAAATATCTAACCAAGCATGGCTTTCGCCGCCTGTCTGTGCGTCCAGAGCATCCGAAAACTGATCGCGAAGCGCAGCAGACTTTTAAAAAAACTTTACCAG GCCTCGTAAACGATACTCTGCCAGAACATGCAAAGGGGAAGCCTCTTGAAGTATGGTTCCAAGATGAAGCCCGCGTTGGACAACAGGGGACACTCACCCGTAAATGGGCCAAGCGTGGAACTCGCCCGCGCGCACCCCGTGATATACGCTTCAAATGGAGTTATATCTTTGGTGCCGCTTGTCCCGCACGTGGCACCGCCGCAGGTCTCGTCCTGCCCTACGTCAACGCCGAGGCTATGGGGCTGCATCTTGATGAGATCGCAAAAGCTGTCGCACCCGGCTCACATGCCTTGCTGATTGTTGATGGGGCGGGTTGGCATGGCGCAAAATGTTTACAGGTGCCAGATAAAATTACGCTCATGAAATTGCCGCCATACTCACCAGAACTGAACCCCATGGGAAACGTCTGGGCTTATCTGCGAGCCAATAAACTCGCAATCACAGTCTTCGACACCTATGACGAAATACTCGACAAATGTGCACAAGCTTGGAACTTCTTTGCGAACGACCCAGAGCGAATAAGTTCAATCACAGATCGAGAATGGGCAAGGGTCACTTAA
- a CDS encoding peptidoglycan-binding domain-containing protein, whose amino-acid sequence MERVELQERLTAAGFDTTVIDGRIGPLTINAIRNYQLANNITPDGYASLRLLNRLR is encoded by the coding sequence GTGGAACGGGTTGAATTGCAGGAACGTCTTACGGCGGCTGGGTTTGATACCACGGTCATCGACGGGCGTATCGGCCCGCTGACGATCAACGCGATCCGCAACTATCAACTGGCTAACAACATCACCCCCGACGGCTATGCATCGCTTCGATTGTTGAACCGCTTGCGCTAG
- a CDS encoding RNA pyrophosphohydrolase — protein MAKTLTAEQIAELPYRPCVGLMVVNGDGKVFVGQRVDHDQNAWQMPQGGIDDGEDVTTAALRELGEETGITPDLVVIEAETDNWLPYDLPHSIVPKIWKGRYRGQEQKWVLMRFSGTDDQINIVQPHQEFSEWTWISPKDLLSSIVPFKRDVYAAVLEEFGGKI, from the coding sequence ATGGCCAAAACATTAACGGCTGAACAGATCGCAGAATTGCCCTATCGCCCCTGCGTCGGGCTGATGGTGGTAAATGGTGACGGAAAAGTATTCGTCGGCCAGCGTGTGGATCATGACCAAAACGCGTGGCAGATGCCGCAGGGAGGCATTGATGATGGCGAAGATGTCACCACGGCGGCGCTGCGTGAACTGGGCGAAGAAACCGGAATCACGCCCGATCTTGTGGTGATCGAGGCCGAGACAGACAACTGGCTGCCCTACGATTTGCCTCATAGTATCGTGCCGAAAATCTGGAAAGGCCGCTATCGCGGTCAGGAACAGAAATGGGTGCTGATGCGGTTCTCGGGCACCGATGATCAGATCAACATCGTGCAACCGCACCAAGAATTTTCCGAATGGACGTGGATTTCTCCCAAGGATCTGCTGTCGAGCATCGTCCCATTCAAGCGCGACGTTTACGCGGCCGTGCTGGAGGAATTCGGAGGTAAAATATGA
- a CDS encoding S41 family peptidase, with the protein MKKFAMAATGGILMGAIVTTQIAGPLIAQEADNNASVYEQLDLFGDIFERIRAQYVEDIDEAALIEAAIDGMLSSLDPHSSYLSPDDAADMRETTRGEFGGLGIEVTQEEGYVKVVSPIDGTPAAEAGIESGDFITRVDGENMLGLTLDEAVDLMRGPVGSEIIITVVREGFDQPFDVSIIRDTITLTAVRSRVEGDTVVLRVVTFSDQTYPSLEEQLAEQVAEAGGIENVNGFVIDLRNNPGGLLNQAIAVSDAFLDAGEITSTRGRDPNDGQRWNAREGDLAEGLPIVVLINGGSASASEIVAGALQDHRRAVVIGTNSFGKGSVQTVMPLRGESAMRLTTARYYTPSGRSIQSLGISPDIIVEQPRRDPNAEVVDEEEDAGFTRSEADLRGALDNDSLTDDEIEQIQADRLRAEDAAALRVEDYQMAYAIDILKGLQVLGANNDN; encoded by the coding sequence ATGAAGAAATTTGCAATGGCCGCCACAGGTGGTATCCTGATGGGGGCGATCGTCACAACGCAGATCGCAGGTCCGCTGATTGCGCAAGAAGCCGACAACAATGCCAGCGTCTACGAACAGCTTGATCTGTTTGGCGACATCTTTGAACGCATCCGCGCGCAATATGTTGAAGACATCGACGAAGCGGCGCTGATTGAGGCGGCGATTGACGGCATGTTGAGCTCTCTTGATCCGCATTCCAGTTATTTGTCGCCCGATGACGCCGCAGACATGCGTGAAACCACGCGCGGCGAGTTTGGCGGGCTCGGCATCGAGGTCACGCAAGAAGAAGGTTACGTGAAGGTCGTATCCCCGATTGATGGCACGCCAGCCGCCGAAGCAGGCATCGAATCAGGTGATTTCATCACTCGTGTGGACGGTGAAAACATGTTGGGTCTGACGCTGGATGAAGCCGTTGACTTGATGCGCGGGCCTGTCGGGTCGGAGATTATCATCACTGTGGTGCGCGAAGGTTTCGATCAGCCGTTCGATGTGTCCATCATCCGCGACACCATTACGTTGACCGCTGTGCGCAGCCGCGTTGAAGGCGATACCGTTGTGCTGCGCGTTGTGACGTTCAGCGACCAGACGTATCCCAGCCTAGAAGAACAGTTGGCCGAACAAGTGGCAGAGGCTGGCGGCATCGAAAACGTCAACGGGTTCGTCATTGATTTGCGCAACAATCCCGGTGGTTTACTGAACCAGGCGATTGCTGTGTCTGATGCGTTCCTAGACGCTGGTGAAATCACATCGACCCGTGGTCGTGACCCGAACGATGGTCAACGCTGGAATGCCCGTGAGGGGGATCTTGCCGAGGGGCTGCCGATTGTTGTGCTGATCAACGGCGGGTCTGCATCCGCGTCCGAGATCGTCGCCGGTGCGTTGCAAGATCACCGACGCGCCGTCGTCATCGGCACCAATTCGTTTGGCAAAGGGTCCGTGCAAACAGTCATGCCGCTGCGCGGGGAAAGTGCCATGCGCCTGACAACTGCGCGGTATTACACGCCCTCAGGCCGGTCCATTCAATCGCTGGGGATTTCGCCTGACATCATCGTTGAACAGCCACGCCGTGATCCAAACGCCGAGGTCGTGGACGAAGAAGAAGATGCAGGGTTCACCCGTTCCGAAGCAGACCTGCGCGGTGCGTTGGACAATGACAGCCTGACCGACGACGAGATTGAGCAAATTCAAGCGGACCGTCTGCGCGCCGAAGACGCCGCAGCCCTACGCGTTGAGGATTACCAAATGGCCTATGCCATTGATATCCTTAAGGGCTTGCAAGTTCTTGGCGCCAACAACGACAACTAA
- a CDS encoding murein hydrolase activator EnvC family protein, protein MKVLAVICALIAAPLCAQPPAEAAFAASARLQDARATLQVAQGRSDRVAALTETVQAYEAGLAALRDGLRRAAIRQRTLETDLAARSNEVARLLGVLQTMGRAPAPILFLHPSGPTGTARSGMMLADVTPALQDEVTALREQLEEVALLRGLQTDALSILRDGLEGAQTARSALSAAISDRTDLPQQFLEDPVQMAVLLASAQTMDAFAAGLAQTQTGGGPDASTVKGAVPLPVAGQVIRHFNEADAAGVTRPGILIATQPRALVSTPLSATIRYAGPLLDYGTVVILEPAADTLWVIAGLAEAFGEAGQIVPDGTPIGLMGGIITDAQAILNESVQGSAGQRTQTLYLEVRDRQGVVNPADWFAFE, encoded by the coding sequence GTGAAAGTTCTGGCCGTCATATGTGCGCTCATTGCGGCACCACTTTGCGCGCAGCCCCCCGCAGAGGCGGCGTTCGCGGCGTCGGCGCGCCTGCAAGATGCGCGGGCGACATTGCAGGTGGCGCAGGGGCGGTCTGACCGCGTCGCAGCCTTGACGGAAACCGTACAAGCCTATGAAGCAGGCCTTGCCGCATTGCGCGACGGTTTGCGCCGCGCTGCGATCCGACAACGCACATTAGAGACTGATCTGGCGGCGCGATCCAATGAGGTCGCGCGGCTGTTGGGCGTGTTGCAAACCATGGGGCGAGCCCCTGCGCCGATCCTGTTTTTGCACCCGTCGGGGCCGACAGGCACGGCGCGCTCGGGCATGATGTTGGCGGACGTGACGCCTGCGTTGCAAGATGAGGTCACGGCGTTGCGCGAACAGCTAGAAGAAGTTGCCCTTTTGCGCGGCTTGCAAACCGACGCGCTGAGCATTCTCAGGGACGGGCTGGAAGGTGCGCAAACTGCACGGTCGGCCTTGAGTGCTGCGATTTCGGATCGTACCGATTTGCCCCAACAGTTCTTGGAGGACCCGGTCCAGATGGCGGTCCTGCTGGCGAGTGCGCAGACCATGGACGCGTTCGCGGCGGGATTGGCGCAGACACAGACGGGCGGCGGGCCGGATGCCAGCACCGTTAAGGGCGCGGTTCCACTGCCTGTTGCGGGACAAGTGATCCGACACTTCAACGAGGCCGATGCTGCGGGGGTCACACGCCCCGGTATTTTGATCGCGACGCAGCCCCGCGCACTTGTTTCAACGCCGTTGTCGGCCACAATCCGCTATGCGGGACCGCTGCTGGATTACGGCACGGTGGTTATTCTGGAACCAGCCGCAGATACGCTTTGGGTGATTGCAGGCTTGGCTGAGGCCTTTGGCGAGGCCGGGCAGATTGTGCCGGACGGCACGCCGATTGGCCTTATGGGGGGCATTATCACAGATGCTCAAGCGATTTTGAACGAAAGCGTGCAGGGTTCCGCCGGACAACGTACTCAAACGCTTTATCTTGAGGTAAGAGACAGGCAAGGTGTCGTGAACCCCGCGGATTGGTTTGCGTTTGAATGA
- the gpmI gene encoding 2,3-bisphosphoglycerate-independent phosphoglycerate mutase has protein sequence MTAPKPVVLCILDGWGKRAEVAGNAPALAKTPNYDRLMSGATAELITHGPDVGLPRGQMGNSEVGHTNIGAGRVVAMDLGAIDLAIEEGSFFENAALVAFADRLKASGKVAHVMGLVSDGGVHGHIVHIQAALKALADRGVRTVLHAITDGRDVAPKSGAGFMRDLINAMPQGVTLGTVCGRYYAMDRDNRWERVETAYRAIVQGVGLRGDNAVAVIEAAYGSAVTDEFVPATVLGAYAGMADGDGVFCLNFRADRAREILAAMGDPAFDGFDVSGRPALDMLGMVNYSTSHDEYMTTCYPKQKITNALGAWVAAKGLRQFRVAETEKYPHVTFFLNGGIEVPEVREDRYMAPSPKVATYDLQPEMSAAEVTDAFVGAIEEQYDLIVCNYANPDMVGHTGDISAAVKACEAVDAGLGRVLAALEAVGGAMIVTADHGNCETMIDPETGGPHTAHTTNPVSVALVGGPKGARLHNGRLADLAPTLLGLMGLELPPEMTGESLIE, from the coding sequence ATGACCGCGCCAAAACCTGTTGTTCTTTGTATTCTGGATGGATGGGGCAAACGTGCCGAGGTTGCGGGCAATGCGCCCGCTTTGGCCAAGACTCCGAATTATGATCGCCTGATGTCGGGCGCGACTGCGGAATTGATCACCCATGGGCCGGACGTGGGATTGCCGCGCGGCCAGATGGGCAATTCAGAGGTTGGACATACCAATATCGGTGCAGGTCGTGTGGTGGCGATGGATCTGGGCGCGATTGATCTGGCGATTGAAGAGGGGTCGTTCTTTGAAAATGCGGCGCTGGTGGCATTTGCGGATAGATTGAAGGCGTCCGGCAAGGTCGCACATGTGATGGGGCTGGTCAGCGACGGCGGCGTGCACGGGCATATCGTGCATATTCAGGCAGCCCTAAAGGCGCTGGCGGATCGCGGTGTGCGCACCGTGCTGCATGCGATCACCGACGGGCGCGATGTGGCGCCGAAATCCGGCGCGGGGTTTATGCGTGATTTGATCAACGCGATGCCGCAGGGCGTCACACTCGGGACCGTGTGTGGGCGGTATTACGCGATGGATCGCGACAACAGATGGGAACGGGTCGAGACCGCCTACCGCGCAATTGTGCAAGGCGTCGGCCTGCGCGGCGACAACGCGGTTGCTGTGATTGAAGCGGCTTACGGGAGCGCTGTGACAGATGAATTTGTGCCCGCCACGGTGCTGGGGGCCTATGCGGGCATGGCCGATGGTGACGGCGTGTTTTGTTTGAACTTCCGCGCCGATCGCGCGCGTGAGATTTTGGCGGCGATGGGTGACCCTGCATTTGACGGGTTTGATGTGTCGGGTCGGCCCGCGCTGGATATGTTGGGGATGGTGAATTATTCCACCAGCCATGATGAATATATGACCACGTGTTACCCCAAACAAAAGATTACCAACGCGTTGGGCGCTTGGGTTGCGGCCAAGGGATTACGACAGTTTCGCGTCGCGGAAACCGAGAAATACCCCCATGTGACGTTCTTTTTGAACGGTGGGATTGAAGTCCCCGAGGTCCGCGAGGATCGTTATATGGCCCCGTCCCCAAAAGTTGCCACCTATGATTTGCAGCCGGAAATGTCAGCCGCCGAGGTGACGGATGCGTTCGTTGGTGCGATCGAGGAGCAGTATGATTTGATCGTTTGCAACTACGCCAATCCCGACATGGTCGGACATACCGGTGACATCAGCGCTGCCGTGAAAGCATGCGAAGCGGTGGATGCCGGTTTGGGCCGCGTTTTGGCAGCACTTGAGGCAGTGGGTGGTGCGATGATCGTCACCGCCGATCACGGCAATTGCGAGACTATGATTGATCCTGAAACAGGCGGCCCACACACGGCGCACACGACCAATCCGGTTTCAGTGGCGCTTGTTGGCGGACCCAAGGGCGCGCGTTTGCACAACGGACGGCTCGCGGATTTGGCGCCGACGTTGTTGGGATTGATGGGGCTGGAATTGCCGCCTGAAATGACAGGCGAAAGTCTGATTGAGTGA
- the rlmH gene encoding 23S rRNA (pseudouridine(1915)-N(3))-methyltransferase RlmH, which produces MRLTLCVVGRLRAGPERDLIDDYLLRFDRTGRALGLGPIDVREVEDRKGGGMAAEAVLLEKALPNGAAVIALDERGKIKSSPDFASDVARFRDDGRSDLTFIIGGADGIEPSLRAKCDASLSFGKMVWPHMLMRVMLAEQLYRAASILAGAPYHRA; this is translated from the coding sequence TTGCGCCTGACGTTATGTGTTGTGGGCCGCCTGCGGGCTGGCCCGGAACGCGATCTGATTGACGACTACCTTTTGCGATTTGACCGGACGGGTCGGGCCCTTGGCCTTGGCCCTATTGACGTGCGCGAAGTAGAAGACCGCAAAGGCGGCGGCATGGCGGCTGAGGCCGTATTGCTGGAGAAGGCATTGCCCAACGGAGCGGCTGTGATTGCGCTAGATGAACGCGGTAAAATCAAATCATCGCCTGATTTTGCCAGTGACGTGGCGCGGTTTCGCGACGACGGCCGCAGCGATCTCACCTTTATTATTGGCGGGGCCGACGGGATTGAGCCCAGCCTGCGGGCCAAATGTGATGCATCTTTGAGTTTCGGAAAAATGGTCTGGCCGCATATGCTGATGCGGGTGATGCTGGCCGAACAATTATACCGCGCGGCCAGCATTCTGGCGGGCGCACCCTATCACCGCGCGTAG
- the rsfS gene encoding ribosome silencing factor: MSVQAPTADSTLAAVLKSLDDDKGEDIVQIDLHGKSEMGDYMVIASGRSSRQVSAMAEKLTDRLKQSFGILCKVEGRATGDWVLIDTGDVIVHVFRPEVREFYQLEKMWQNPGVATAEHNAAEAAKRTT; the protein is encoded by the coding sequence ATGAGCGTGCAAGCCCCGACTGCTGACAGCACGCTGGCCGCTGTTCTCAAATCTTTGGACGACGACAAGGGCGAAGATATTGTGCAGATCGATCTGCACGGCAAGTCCGAGATGGGTGACTATATGGTCATCGCGTCCGGTCGGTCTTCGCGTCAGGTATCGGCTATGGCTGAAAAGCTGACCGACCGTCTGAAACAATCCTTCGGGATTTTGTGCAAGGTCGAAGGCCGTGCCACGGGTGACTGGGTCTTGATCGACACAGGCGACGTGATTGTGCATGTTTTCCGCCCTGAAGTCCGCGAGTTCTATCAGCTCGAGAAGATGTGGCAGAACCCTGGCGTCGCCACGGCTGAACACAACGCCGCAGAGGCCGCCAAGAGAACGACGTGA
- a CDS encoding mechanosensitive ion channel family protein: MEPQTTLDLAGQAAEIAQIGQGIWGQIVAFFQSLLRPWNAYQLGIVVAVYLVAHLASRFLRPLLHQWMRTREGWPKWRLRWLLVIHRRLRGIFFVALIWIVLIVMREVTWGSRSYMIGIVANLALAWLIVVFATRLIGNPFLRSIVRYGAWIWITLRITGLTEQGIEVLDAASIEIADARLSLWLLVQGVFILSIFFVVARFISHQTSVRIHRNEDISPSMRVLVVKFLQVVLYGFAFFVGLQAVGFNLTGLAVLSGAIGVGIGFGLQKVVSNLVSGIIILLDKSIKPGDVITVGETFGWINSLGARYVSITTRDGREYLIPNEDLITTQVVNWSHSNDFVRLDIYFGTAYGDNPREVRKLAIAAASSVDRVLEFRPPVCHIVGFGDSSVDYILRFWIKDPTGGLTNIRGNVYLALWDAFADNGISIPFPQREVKMIEGSEIRHKALD, translated from the coding sequence ATGGAACCGCAAACCACATTAGACCTTGCTGGTCAGGCCGCCGAGATTGCCCAGATCGGTCAAGGAATATGGGGTCAGATTGTTGCATTTTTCCAAAGCTTGTTGCGGCCGTGGAATGCCTATCAGTTGGGTATCGTCGTTGCAGTATATCTTGTTGCGCACTTGGCGAGCAGGTTTCTCAGGCCGTTATTGCATCAGTGGATGCGCACGCGTGAGGGCTGGCCGAAGTGGCGATTGCGGTGGTTGTTGGTCATTCATCGGCGGCTGCGCGGAATATTCTTTGTTGCGCTGATCTGGATTGTTTTGATCGTGATGCGCGAAGTTACGTGGGGATCGCGGTCTTATATGATCGGGATCGTGGCCAACCTTGCGCTGGCGTGGCTGATTGTGGTGTTTGCGACGCGGCTGATTGGCAATCCGTTTTTGCGATCCATCGTGCGCTACGGTGCATGGATCTGGATCACGCTGCGCATCACTGGACTGACAGAACAGGGGATTGAGGTTCTTGATGCCGCGTCCATTGAGATTGCCGATGCGCGGCTGTCGCTTTGGCTGTTGGTGCAAGGCGTGTTCATCCTGTCGATTTTCTTTGTCGTAGCGCGGTTTATTTCGCACCAGACGTCGGTGCGCATTCACCGCAACGAAGACATCAGCCCGTCGATGCGGGTGCTGGTCGTCAAGTTTTTGCAAGTGGTGCTGTATGGATTTGCGTTTTTCGTCGGCTTGCAGGCCGTCGGGTTTAATCTGACGGGCCTTGCGGTTCTGTCGGGTGCGATTGGTGTCGGTATTGGTTTTGGTCTGCAAAAGGTTGTCAGCAACCTTGTGTCGGGCATCATCATTTTACTGGATAAATCGATCAAGCCCGGTGACGTTATCACCGTCGGCGAAACGTTTGGTTGGATCAATTCACTGGGCGCGCGCTATGTGTCGATCACGACGCGCGACGGGCGCGAGTATCTGATCCCCAACGAAGACCTGATCACCACGCAGGTGGTGAACTGGTCGCATTCCAACGACTTTGTGCGGTTGGATATCTATTTTGGCACGGCCTACGGCGACAACCCCCGTGAAGTGCGCAAATTGGCGATTGCAGCGGCGTCGAGTGTGGATCGCGTTCTCGAATTTCGCCCACCTGTTTGTCACATTGTCGGATTTGGCGACAGCAGCGTTGATTACATCCTGCGATTCTGGATCAAGGACCCAACCGGGGGTCTGACCAACATCCGCGGCAACGTCTATCTGGCCCTATGGGACGCGTTTGCGGACAACGGTATTTCGATTCCGTTCCCACAACGTGAGGTCAAAATGATCGAAGGATCGGAAATAAGGCACAAAGCGCTTGATTAA
- the leuC gene encoding 3-isopropylmalate dehydratase large subunit: MSPKTLYDKIWDAHVADESDDGTCLLYIDRHLVHEVTSPQAFEGLRMTGRTVRAPDKTIAVPDHNVPTTLDRANAETMTEDSRIQVDALDKNAKDFGIHYYPVSDVRQGIVHIVGPEQGWTLPGMTVVCGDSHTATHGAFGALAHGIGTSEVEHVLATQTLIQKKSKNMKVEITGKLNPGVTAKDITMSVIGKTGTAGGTGYVIEYCGDAITDLSMEGRMTVCNMAIEGGARAGIIAPDATTYAYCKGRPHAPKGAEWDKAQAWWETLFSDDDAHWDLVVTMNAEDIAPSVTWGTSPEDVLPIDGVVPAPESFTGGKVDAVKRALDYMGLTAGQKLTDIEIDTVFIGSCTNGRIEDLRAAAAILKGKKVKDGMRAMVVPGSGLVRAQAEEEGLADIFKDAGFEWRMAGCSMCLAMNPDQLAEGERCASTSNRNFEGRQGYKGRTHLVSPAMAAAAAITGKLTDVRDMM, from the coding sequence ATGTCCCCCAAAACGCTTTATGACAAAATCTGGGATGCCCACGTCGCTGACGAATCCGACGATGGCACCTGCCTGCTGTATATCGACCGCCACCTTGTCCACGAGGTGACGTCGCCGCAGGCATTTGAGGGCCTGCGCATGACGGGTCGCACGGTACGCGCACCGGATAAAACTATCGCCGTGCCAGACCACAACGTGCCCACCACGCTGGATCGGGCCAACGCCGAAACCATGACCGAAGATTCGCGCATTCAGGTAGACGCGCTGGACAAGAACGCCAAAGATTTCGGCATCCACTACTACCCTGTGTCCGACGTGCGCCAAGGTATCGTGCACATCGTCGGCCCCGAACAGGGCTGGACCCTTCCGGGCATGACAGTTGTCTGCGGCGATTCGCACACCGCCACCCACGGCGCGTTTGGCGCATTGGCCCACGGCATCGGCACATCCGAGGTTGAACACGTTCTGGCGACGCAAACACTGATCCAGAAAAAATCCAAAAACATGAAGGTCGAAATCACCGGCAAATTGAACCCCGGAGTGACCGCCAAAGACATCACCATGTCCGTGATCGGCAAAACCGGCACGGCGGGCGGCACTGGCTACGTCATCGAATATTGTGGTGACGCGATTACAGACCTGTCCATGGAAGGCCGCATGACCGTCTGCAACATGGCTATTGAAGGCGGCGCGCGCGCTGGCATCATTGCGCCCGACGCAACAACATACGCCTATTGCAAAGGCCGCCCCCACGCCCCGAAAGGCGCTGAATGGGACAAGGCGCAGGCGTGGTGGGAAACATTGTTCTCCGACGACGATGCGCACTGGGATCTTGTCGTGACCATGAATGCCGAAGACATCGCGCCTTCCGTCACATGGGGCACCTCGCCAGAAGACGTCCTGCCGATTGACGGTGTGGTGCCAGCACCCGAAAGCTTCACTGGTGGCAAGGTCGATGCGGTTAAGCGCGCCCTGGATTACATGGGCCTCACTGCGGGCCAAAAACTGACCGACATCGAAATCGATACCGTCTTTATCGGCTCATGCACCAACGGACGCATCGAAGACTTGCGCGCTGCTGCTGCGATCCTCAAAGGCAAAAAAGTCAAAGACGGCATGCGTGCCATGGTCGTTCCGGGCTCTGGTCTGGTCCGTGCCCAAGCCGAAGAAGAAGGCCTCGCCGATATCTTCAAGGACGCAGGATTTGAATGGCGCATGGCGGGGTGTTCCATGTGTCTCGCAATGAACCCCGACCAACTGGCCGAAGGCGAACGCTGTGCGTCGACCTCCAACCGGAACTTTGAGGGTCGCCAAGGCTACAAGGGCCGCACGCACCTCGTGTCTCCGGCTATGGCGGCAGCCGCTGCGATTACCGGCAAACTCACCGATGTGCGGGACATGATGTAA